The segment TCGGGCGATGGTGGCGAGTCGGGCGATGGTGGCGAGTCGGGCGAGAGTCCCGAGTCCGGCGGGGGGTCGTCGTGACGGACCTGGCGGAGCGTCGCGGCGTGGAGACGGCGGTGTACCAGCCGGCGGAGGACTCCGCGCTCCTGGCGGCGGTCGCGGAGGAGGAGGTCGAGTCGGCAGATCGCGTGCTGGAGGTCGGGACGGGATCGGGGTGGGTCGCCGAGCGCGTGCGCGACGAGACGGGTGCGGACGTGATCGCTTCGGACCTGAACCCGCACGCGACGCGGCAGGCTCGCGAGCGCGGCCTCCCGGCGGTGCGGGCGGACCTCGTCTCGCCGTTCCGGGACGGTGCGTTCGACGTGGTGCTGTTCAATCCGCCGTACCTCCCGGAGGATGCGGCGGCGGCGCGCGACGACTGGATGGAGCGCGCGTTGAGCGGTGGCGAGGACGGCCGCGCGGTCGTGGAGCCGTTCCTCGACACCGTCGGGCGCGTGCTCGCCGTCGACGGGTTCGCGCTCGTGCTCGTGAGCAGTCTCACCGGCGTCGAGGAGGTGGTGGCGTTCGCGGGCGAGCGCGGGTTCTCGGCGGTGGCGCTCCGCGAGGAGTCCTATCCCTTCGAGACGCTGTCGGTGCTGAAGCTCGTGCCCGCGTGACCGCAGGTCCCAACGCGGGCGAGTTCCCGGCGGCCCAGACGACCGTTCACACGGCGCGTGATTACTGACACTCATTAGTAGGGATAGAAAATATTAAACAGCCGCATTTCCTACGCGGTATCACGCATGACAGAACTCGTCGCCACCACACCGGGGCTGTTCCCGCTCCCGGACTGGGCGAAGTCGGACCTCTCCGATCTCAAAGGCCACCAGAAGGAAGACCTCGTCGACGGCAGCGAGCCCGACGCGGTCCAGGACGCGTACGCGAC is part of the Halorubellus sp. JP-L1 genome and harbors:
- a CDS encoding HemK2/MTQ2 family protein methyltransferase; protein product: MTDLAERRGVETAVYQPAEDSALLAAVAEEEVESADRVLEVGTGSGWVAERVRDETGADVIASDLNPHATRQARERGLPAVRADLVSPFRDGAFDVVLFNPPYLPEDAAAARDDWMERALSGGEDGRAVVEPFLDTVGRVLAVDGFALVLVSSLTGVEEVVAFAGERGFSAVALREESYPFETLSVLKLVPA